From one Caldithrix abyssi DSM 13497 genomic stretch:
- a CDS encoding serine hydrolase domain-containing protein, producing MSVKDRIFVNLLKTSWFQFIVSLTIAVFLVFSAARFYSPMDVAPAAPLPQFTGQLDERIPAIMQEYSIPGVCLALIHKGEIVWQKAYGYADLAEGRKITVDTPCRVESISKSLTALGVIKLVEQGRIDLDAPLQNYLGDWKLPDTEFNEEAVTVRRLLSHTAGMPLGSIGPAVEYAPGSPMPLLREFLSREARLERAPGSSFAYSNTGFNLLELLIEEVSGQTFAEYMSDEALQPLGMRQADFAWNEAWRSQIPTGYDLQGRPVPPYVYPVKASGGLFATAGDIARFVCAGMKATLNPEKSNGLQKYFQRLYAPQTKIPGLFGLVADAYGFGHFIEILADGKKAVWHGGQGHGWMTHFHSVPETGDGIVILTNSQRSWPAFAYVLSDWAHWSGVSAPGMGKIIWGQKIVWTLIGLLFFIVLWQAERLVKGLVSGRRRFTLWCANVRVVRLIQSGLFIVLISLLFWAAAQDYLVISSLFPVAASWLGYVLFCCALVSGLSALFPGQKKSR from the coding sequence ATGAGCGTAAAAGACCGCATTTTCGTTAATCTTCTGAAAACCTCCTGGTTTCAATTCATTGTCTCGCTGACAATTGCTGTGTTCCTGGTGTTCTCTGCCGCCCGGTTTTATTCACCGATGGATGTCGCGCCAGCTGCGCCGTTGCCGCAATTCACGGGGCAGCTGGATGAGCGTATCCCGGCGATTATGCAGGAGTATTCCATCCCCGGCGTTTGCCTGGCGCTTATTCACAAGGGCGAGATCGTCTGGCAAAAGGCTTATGGCTACGCCGACCTTGCAGAAGGCAGAAAGATAACGGTCGATACGCCGTGCCGGGTGGAATCCATTTCAAAATCCCTTACCGCGCTGGGTGTCATCAAACTGGTAGAGCAGGGGCGGATCGATCTGGATGCGCCGCTTCAAAATTACCTGGGCGATTGGAAGTTGCCCGATACGGAATTTAATGAAGAAGCGGTCACCGTGCGCCGCCTGTTGAGTCACACAGCCGGAATGCCGCTGGGCAGCATTGGTCCGGCCGTGGAGTACGCGCCGGGCAGCCCCATGCCTTTGTTGCGGGAGTTTTTAAGCAGGGAAGCGCGGCTGGAAAGGGCGCCCGGCAGTAGTTTTGCTTATTCGAATACGGGCTTCAATTTACTGGAATTGCTCATTGAAGAGGTGAGCGGACAGACGTTTGCGGAATACATGAGTGATGAAGCGCTGCAACCGCTGGGCATGCGCCAGGCGGACTTTGCCTGGAATGAGGCCTGGCGCTCACAGATTCCCACAGGATATGATCTGCAAGGCCGACCGGTGCCGCCTTATGTCTATCCGGTAAAAGCTTCCGGTGGACTATTTGCTACGGCAGGAGACATCGCCCGTTTTGTCTGCGCCGGAATGAAAGCAACTTTAAATCCAGAAAAGTCTAATGGACTCCAGAAATATTTTCAGCGGCTGTACGCGCCGCAAACAAAAATTCCCGGGCTGTTCGGTCTGGTAGCCGACGCTTACGGATTCGGTCATTTTATCGAAATCCTGGCTGATGGAAAAAAGGCGGTGTGGCACGGCGGGCAGGGCCACGGCTGGATGACGCATTTTCATTCTGTTCCCGAAACCGGCGACGGCATAGTGATATTAACCAACAGCCAGCGCAGTTGGCCGGCTTTTGCTTATGTTTTGAGCGATTGGGCGCATTGGAGCGGCGTCTCTGCGCCTGGAATGGGGAAAATAATTTGGGGACAAAAGATCGTGTGGACTTTGATCGGGCTGCTTTTCTTTATTGTTTTATGGCAGGCAGAACGATTGGTAAAGGGGCTGGTTTCCGGCCGGCGCAGGTTTACCTTGTGGTGCGCAAACGTGCGGGTTGTGCGCTTGATCCAGAGTGGATTGTTCATCGTTCTGATCTCCTTATTGTTCTGGGCTGCCGCGCAGGACTACCTGGTCATTTCTTCGCTGTTCCCTGTTGCCGCCAGCTGGCTGGGATATGTCTTGTTTTGTTGCGCCCTGGTTTCCGGTTTATCCGCCCTGTTCCCAGGGCAAAAGAAAAGCAGATGA
- a CDS encoding cytidine deaminase, with translation MTNEDLELIETARSLIKKRFVEGRHHIAAALRTKSGKVFSGVHVEVYVGRITICGEAVAIGAAATAGDTDIETIVTVDETGRIVSPCGMCREMIADYSPDAQVIILKDKQPHTIKIAELLPFQYEQ, from the coding sequence ATGACCAACGAAGATTTAGAATTAATCGAAACCGCCCGTTCGCTCATCAAAAAACGCTTTGTTGAAGGGCGGCATCACATCGCTGCTGCGCTCAGGACAAAGTCCGGCAAGGTGTTCAGCGGCGTGCATGTGGAAGTGTACGTGGGACGCATCACCATCTGCGGCGAAGCGGTGGCCATTGGCGCGGCGGCCACGGCCGGGGATACGGACATCGAAACCATCGTGACCGTGGATGAAACCGGGCGCATCGTGTCGCCCTGCGGCATGTGCCGGGAGATGATCGCCGATTACTCGCCGGATGCGCAGGTGATCATCCTGAAGGACAAGCAGCCGCACACCATAAAGATTGCTGAGTTGTTGCCATTTCAATACGAACAATAG
- a CDS encoding serine hydrolase: protein MKEQLGGRPVQLATLLALIFLGFNLMLAQDVKSIAGHWEGQIELPGQALEIDIDFFVVEDGLLSGDISIPLQGAKDLPLDEIEINSREVRFKLPGVPGNASFQGKLSEDGQRISGQFSQSGQSFPFSLSRAATKAARTKATLRGFDAFIARAIKDWQVPGLAMAIVCDDQVVFQGGFGYRDLDKKLPVTSQTLFAIGSSTKAFTTFVLGQLVDDGKLEWDQPLRRFLPEFELQDPFLSQRLTPRDLVTHRSGLPRHDMLWYNNHKLTRKEVVRRLRYLEANADLRAKFQYNNLMFLTAGYLTESLTGQTWEEAVRQRILQPLEMKATNFSVQQSQKSADFALPYTEEENQLKRIPFRQIDLIGPAGSINSNITDMSHWLMVHLNNGVYKGRQMINSATLADIHTPHMTTGATAKHPQISPADYALGWFADTYRGHRRLHHGGNIDGFTAMVMLFPDDGIGMVVLANKSGAELPAILTQHAADRIFNLKPIDWNKEGLAKRDKGKEADREAKATKYAERKKGTQPAHRLEEYVGDYEHPGYGTLTVRLVKDHLEFVFNDIVTPLEHWHYEVFNALKGEDDAFENKKLQFRTDLKGNVAAVEVPFEPAVANIVFRKKPSARLFDAGYLKRFVGAYDLAGREIRIDLAGNVLKLIVPGQPPYPLKPALGDEFVLKDYSTVSIRFTLDEKGKVTALLLRQPEGAVTAKRKEE from the coding sequence ATGAAAGAACAGTTAGGCGGTCGCCCTGTACAATTGGCAACCTTATTGGCGCTGATCTTCCTGGGTTTTAATCTAATGCTTGCGCAGGATGTAAAGAGTATTGCCGGCCATTGGGAAGGGCAGATTGAACTGCCGGGGCAGGCGCTGGAAATCGACATCGACTTTTTTGTGGTTGAAGATGGCCTCCTGAGCGGCGATATTTCCATTCCCTTGCAGGGCGCCAAAGATTTACCCCTGGACGAAATCGAAATTAACAGCAGAGAAGTGCGCTTTAAGCTGCCCGGCGTGCCCGGCAACGCTTCTTTCCAGGGAAAGCTATCCGAGGACGGCCAGCGGATAAGTGGACAATTTAGCCAGTCAGGGCAAAGTTTCCCCTTTTCACTGAGTCGCGCCGCCACAAAGGCTGCCCGGACAAAAGCGACCCTGCGCGGTTTCGACGCCTTCATCGCCCGGGCCATCAAGGATTGGCAGGTTCCCGGCCTGGCCATGGCCATTGTCTGCGATGATCAGGTCGTGTTTCAAGGGGGCTTCGGCTATCGCGACCTGGACAAAAAACTGCCGGTGACGTCCCAAACCCTGTTTGCCATCGGTTCCAGCACCAAGGCTTTTACCACTTTTGTGCTGGGGCAGTTGGTGGATGACGGCAAACTGGAGTGGGATCAGCCGCTGCGCCGATTTTTGCCGGAATTCGAGCTGCAAGATCCGTTCCTTTCGCAGCGCCTTACGCCGCGCGATCTGGTGACCCACCGCTCGGGACTGCCGCGCCACGATATGTTGTGGTATAATAATCATAAACTCACACGCAAAGAAGTCGTTCGCCGCCTGCGATACCTGGAGGCTAATGCCGACCTGCGGGCCAAATTCCAATACAATAACCTGATGTTCCTGACCGCCGGTTATCTCACGGAATCTCTGACCGGTCAGACCTGGGAAGAGGCGGTGCGGCAGCGGATACTGCAACCGCTAGAAATGAAGGCCACCAATTTTTCCGTTCAGCAATCGCAGAAGAGCGCCGATTTTGCTTTGCCCTATACGGAAGAAGAGAACCAGTTGAAACGAATTCCCTTTCGGCAAATCGACCTGATCGGACCGGCCGGGTCCATCAATTCCAACATTACGGATATGAGCCACTGGCTGATGGTGCATCTGAATAACGGCGTTTACAAAGGGCGGCAAATGATTAACAGCGCCACCCTGGCCGATATTCACACCCCGCACATGACCACCGGCGCCACGGCCAAACACCCGCAGATTTCCCCGGCCGACTACGCCCTGGGCTGGTTTGCCGACACCTACCGCGGCCACCGGCGCCTGCACCACGGCGGCAACATCGACGGCTTTACCGCCATGGTGATGCTCTTTCCCGATGACGGCATCGGCATGGTGGTGCTGGCCAACAAATCCGGCGCGGAATTGCCGGCAATTCTCACCCAGCATGCGGCGGATCGTATCTTCAACCTTAAGCCTATCGACTGGAACAAGGAGGGACTGGCAAAACGCGACAAGGGAAAAGAAGCGGACAGGGAAGCCAAAGCGACCAAATATGCGGAGCGGAAAAAAGGCACCCAGCCGGCGCATCGGCTGGAGGAATATGTCGGCGATTACGAACATCCCGGCTATGGCACCCTGACCGTGCGGCTGGTGAAAGATCATCTGGAGTTCGTGTTTAACGACATCGTTACCCCGCTGGAACACTGGCACTATGAGGTTTTCAATGCCCTCAAAGGCGAAGACGACGCTTTCGAAAACAAAAAGCTGCAGTTCCGGACCGATCTGAAGGGCAACGTGGCCGCGGTGGAAGTGCCCTTTGAACCGGCGGTGGCTAATATTGTCTTCCGCAAAAAGCCCTCCGCCCGATTGTTCGACGCCGGATATTTAAAGCGCTTTGTAGGCGCCTACGATCTGGCCGGCCGCGAGATACGGATCGATCTGGCGGGAAATGTGCTCAAGCTAATCGTGCCGGGACAACCGCCTTACCCCCTGAAGCCGGCGCTGGGCGATGAATTCGTGCTCAAAGACTACTCAACGGTAAGCATTCGTTTTACCCTGGATGAAAAAGGGAAGGTGACCGCCTTACTCTTAAGACAGCCCGAAGGCGCCGTCACGGCGAAACGGAAGGAGGAGTAG
- a CDS encoding S8 family peptidase, translating to MKMNWATIKNNLASIFFLALLFAAKGPYAQASHPVKEENAVDKIETAIQSGLFTYKLTEPHEVQSVLGLPLREHWRKDGGRDLLELIYPAMTFTFGKYRSEPGAVFTLLDVTLNNKTMDIGQNRKLLLRNNGDLRKLNHFDGLQNVSLKQLDLRTELPMLESLPFDSETEWPGADSLPAGFDPRRLLEEGKNPGLGIRALHAQGITGRGVGLAVIDQPLLMEHEEYAGRLARYDATGLAGFPPQMHGSPIASVAVGKDIGVAPEATLSYFAVPMWKKDNSGYIRALRMIFDLNEHLPEEETIRVVSISDGRFASKKRYAEWQAVLREAQEKGILVVTCDTSDWHFGTLTLKESADPDSVDNYQAGKYSFPDDVIRIPTGNKTFASHKGAEVYFYDREGGRSWAAPYLAGLAALAFQVNPEISPQKIKTLLIETAIHTTTGPVVNPVGFIELVKKTINEKEYEK from the coding sequence ATGAAGATGAATTGGGCAACCATCAAAAACAATCTGGCATCCATATTTTTTTTAGCGCTTCTCTTTGCGGCGAAGGGGCCCTATGCGCAAGCGTCACATCCAGTAAAAGAAGAAAATGCTGTCGATAAAATTGAAACAGCCATACAATCAGGCCTATTCACTTATAAACTGACGGAGCCGCATGAAGTGCAAAGCGTGTTAGGCCTTCCATTACGAGAACATTGGCGCAAAGACGGAGGCAGGGATTTACTGGAACTCATCTACCCCGCTATGACATTCACTTTTGGAAAATATCGCAGCGAGCCCGGGGCGGTTTTCACCCTTTTGGATGTAACGCTGAATAATAAGACGATGGATATCGGGCAGAATAGAAAGCTGCTGTTAAGAAACAACGGCGATCTAAGAAAGCTGAATCATTTTGACGGCTTGCAAAACGTTTCGTTAAAACAGCTGGATCTAAGAACGGAATTGCCAATGCTGGAATCGTTACCTTTCGACTCCGAGACCGAGTGGCCGGGCGCGGACAGCCTGCCGGCCGGCTTCGATCCGCGCCGTTTGCTGGAAGAAGGCAAAAATCCCGGTCTGGGCATCCGGGCTTTACACGCCCAGGGTATTACAGGCCGCGGCGTGGGACTGGCCGTTATCGATCAGCCGTTGCTTATGGAACACGAAGAATACGCCGGTCGTCTGGCGCGTTACGACGCCACGGGGCTGGCCGGCTTTCCGCCGCAGATGCACGGTTCGCCCATTGCTTCCGTTGCCGTTGGAAAAGATATCGGCGTGGCGCCGGAAGCGACCCTATCCTATTTCGCCGTGCCCATGTGGAAAAAAGACAACAGCGGATATATCCGCGCCCTGCGCATGATCTTTGATTTGAATGAACATTTGCCCGAAGAAGAAACCATCCGCGTGGTCAGTATTTCTGACGGTCGTTTCGCAAGCAAGAAGCGCTATGCGGAATGGCAGGCCGTGCTGCGGGAAGCGCAGGAAAAGGGCATTCTGGTGGTGACCTGCGATACCAGCGATTGGCATTTCGGCACCTTGACGCTGAAAGAAAGCGCTGACCCGGATTCAGTTGATAATTATCAGGCCGGGAAATACAGTTTTCCGGATGATGTAATTCGCATCCCGACAGGTAATAAAACCTTTGCCAGCCACAAGGGCGCGGAGGTGTATTTTTATGACCGAGAAGGCGGGAGAAGCTGGGCGGCGCCCTATCTGGCCGGATTGGCCGCGCTGGCCTTTCAGGTTAATCCTGAAATCAGCCCGCAGAAAATAAAGACCTTGCTAATCGAAACAGCCATTCACACGACGACTGGACCGGTGGTCAATCCGGTTGGTTTTATCGAACTGGTAAAGAAAACCATTAATGAAAAGGAGTATGAAAAATGA
- a CDS encoding DUF6544 family protein — translation MKLRKKTTVLLLTVTLTVGCAAMNKTVSKMFSHVQISDLERISEKDLQNLPQTVRNYLRYSGIVGKEKIKTVRLKQGGDFRLKPDQDFKTMKAVQYFNVDSMEFFWQGKVNIITATDRFLDGKGDLTVKLLGLIRVAYAEGPEVDQGEILRFLAEGVWFPSVFLNDFIQWEELDERTAMATITLKDLSASALFHFNEKNQVERITARRYMEKDGKFELKDWEIRIVEYRAYHGINIPAKSEVFWKLEEGDFCWYKPEIYEIDYNVPVPY, via the coding sequence ATGAAGTTAAGAAAAAAAACGACCGTATTGTTATTAACCGTCACACTAACCGTGGGATGTGCCGCCATGAATAAAACAGTAAGTAAAATGTTCAGCCATGTGCAAATTAGCGATCTCGAAAGAATATCGGAAAAGGATTTGCAAAATTTGCCGCAAACGGTGCGGAACTACCTGCGCTACAGCGGCATTGTCGGCAAGGAAAAGATTAAAACCGTGCGCCTGAAACAGGGCGGCGATTTCCGTTTGAAACCGGATCAGGATTTTAAAACCATGAAGGCCGTGCAGTATTTTAACGTGGATTCCATGGAATTTTTCTGGCAGGGAAAGGTCAACATTATCACTGCCACCGACCGCTTTCTGGACGGTAAAGGCGATTTGACGGTGAAGTTACTCGGTTTGATCAGGGTGGCTTATGCCGAAGGGCCTGAAGTGGATCAGGGCGAAATCCTGCGCTTTTTAGCCGAGGGCGTGTGGTTTCCTTCTGTTTTTCTCAACGATTTTATTCAATGGGAAGAACTGGATGAGCGCACCGCCATGGCCACCATTACGCTAAAAGATTTGTCCGCTTCGGCGCTGTTTCACTTTAACGAAAAGAATCAGGTGGAACGTATTACCGCCAGACGCTACATGGAAAAAGATGGCAAATTCGAGTTAAAAGACTGGGAAATACGCATCGTCGAATACCGCGCCTATCACGGCATTAACATCCCCGCAAAAAGCGAGGTGTTCTGGAAGCTGGAAGAAGGCGATTTTTGCTGGTACAAACCAGAAATTTATGAGATCGATTACAACGTGCCCGTGCCTTATTAA